A region from the Linepithema humile isolate Giens D197 chromosome 1, Lhum_UNIL_v1.0, whole genome shotgun sequence genome encodes:
- the BicD gene encoding protein bicaudal D isoform X2, whose product MAAAVDGVVVEQLRTEIERLSRELDLASTEKIQSAQYGLALLEEKSALQQRCNDLEALYENTKHELEITQEALAKFQTTTKITAKSGIEQEESLLNESAARETSLQSQIIELETESKQLRHEVERVQAERDHALQEREEVGKDHQQAETERKSLRTELRECRFRETRLLQDYSELEDENISLQKQVSGLRSSQVEFEGAKHEIRRLTEEVELLNSQVEELTNLKKIAEKQMEEALESLQAEREAKYALKKELDQRINSESIYNLSNLALSIRGITEDQTICSDGEDDSPALRRIEADLKTQEPGTSATDKQVDLFSEIHLNELKKLEKQLELAETEKAHLTQNLRESQYAVEKSQAELQSFVARIVQLAAHVQSLHHLHSKLPEKQSEETTLDKLNQAVVQYHQWSTMSAREVNQLQKDLAELENGLTVSDSTQQLRTELTNLRNKLLDTEQRSMQLESDVSTLSKLTAEAGGFLDSAQNDLQNLSDELAQLYHHVCTVNGETPSRVVLDHEKSEIVPEKEEENGKMDWCRTLFKTDIKIKDLESLSKAKEIAKHIETAMDQIKHLRSAVEHTIELSKVKGMQSNICNVCETSVNENKAEVTDLQEQVIRLKALLSAKREQIATLRTVLKSNKNTAEVALTNLKSKYENEKSIVNETMLKLRNELRMLKENAATFSSLRAMFAARCEEYVTQVDELQRQLAVAEDDRKTLNQLLRLAVQQKLGLTMKLEELEVDRELRNTRRHAAGANGRGRPRLSQQTNRPLGRDFF is encoded by the exons ATGGCCGCCGCCGTCGACGGAGTCGTGGTCGAGCAGCTGAGGACCGAGATCGAACGGCTGTCGCGTGAGTTAGATTTGGCCTCCACGGAGAAGATACAGTCGGCGCAGTACGGACTCGCGTTGCTCGAGGAGAAGTCGGCCCTACAGCAACGATGCAACGACCTCGAGGCCCTCTACGAAAACACGAAGCACGAGCTGGAGATCACGCAGGAG GCTCTCGCCAAGTTCCAGACGACTACGAAAATAACGGCAAAAAGCGGCATCGAGCAAGAAGAGAGTCTTCTCAACGAGAGCGCTGCTCGAGAAACGTCTCTCCAATCGCAGATCATTGAATTGGAGACTGAATCAAAACAG TTGCGTCATGAAGTGGAACGAGTGCAAGCGGAGCGCGATCACGCTCTGCAGGAGCGCGAGGAAGTCGGCAAGGATCACCAACAGGCGGAGACGGAACGTAAGTCGCTGCGAACGGAATTGCGAGAGTGCCGCTTCCGCGAAACTCGCCTGCTTCAGGATTACTCCGAACTGGAGGACGAGAATATCTCGTTGCAAAAACAGGTGTCCGGTTTGCGGTCCAGTCAAGTTGAATTCGAAGGTGCCAAACACGAGATTCGAAGATTAACAGAGGAGGTCGAGTTGTTGAACAGTCAAGTGGAGGAACTGACGAACCTGAAGAAGATAGCGGAGAAGCAGATGGAAGAGGCTTTGGAGTCACTGCAGGCCGAGCGTGAGGCCAAGTACGCCCTGAAGAAGGAGCTGGACCAGAGGATCAACAGCGAGTCGATATATAATCTCAGCAATCTCGCGCTTTCCATTCGTGGCATCACGGAAGATCAGACGATATGCAGCGACGGCGAAGACGACTCGCCTGCGCTGCGTAGGATCGAAGCGGACTTGAAGACGCAGGAACCAGGCACATCCGCCACCGACAAGCAGGTCGACCTGTTCTCTGAGATCCATCTGAACGAATTGAAGAAACTGGAGAAACAACTGGAACTCGCGGAAACCGAAAAGGCGCACCTGACGCAAAATCTGCGCGAATCGCAGTACGCGGTCGAGAAGAGCCAGGCGGAATTGCAATCATTCGTTGCGCGAATAGTGCAGCTGGCAGCGCATGTGCAATCGCTGCATCATCTTCACTCAAAATTGCCGGAGAAGCAAAGTGAAGAAACGACGCTGGATAAACTCAATCAG GCCGTTGTACAATATCATCAATGGAGCACCATGTCCGCTCGCGAGGTCAATCAGTTGCAGAAAGATCTGGCGGAATTGGAGAACGGTTTGACCGTGTCTGACTCTACGCAGCAACTGAGAACGGAACTGACAAATCTGAGAAACAAG CTCTTAGACACGGAACAAAGGAGCATGCAGCTCGAATCGGATGTGTCAACGCTGTCGAAGCTCACCGCGGAAGCGGGCGGCTTTCTCGATTCCGCGCAGAATGACCTGCAGAACCTTTCCGATGAACTCGCGCAACTCTACCATCACGTGTGCACTGTTAACGGCGAGACACCCTCGCGGGTGGTGCTGGATCACGAGAAATCGGAGATTGTGCccgagaaggaggaggagaacGGCAAAATGGATTGGTGTCGGACTCTCTTTAAGACGGACATCAAAATTAAGGACCTGGAGAGTCTCAGCAAGGCAAAGGAGATTGCGAAACACATAGAAACCGCGATGGACCAAATAAAGCATCTCCGAAGCGCCGTAGAGCACACGATCGAACTGTCCAAAGTCAAAGGAATGCAGTCCAACATCTGCAACGTTTGCGAAA CTTCTGTCAATGAGAACAAGGCGGAAGTAACGGATCTGCAAGAGCAGGTTATCAGGTTAAAGGCCTTGCTGTCCGCTAAACGAGAACAGATCGCGACACTAAGAACAGTGctaaaatccaataaaaacaCGGCGGAAGTGGCGTTAACGAATCTGAAGAGTAAATACGAGAATGAGAAGAGCATCGTTAATGAGACAATGCTCAAGCTGAGGAATGAGCTTAGAATGTTGAAGGAAAATGCCGCGACATTCTCGA GTCTGCGTGCAATGTTTGCCGCACGCTGCGAAGAGTACGTGACACAAGTGGACGAGCTTCAGCGGCAGCTCGCCGTAGCGGAGGACGACCGGAAGACGCTGAACCAGCTGCTGCGCCTGGCGGTGCAGCAGAAGCTCGGCCTCACGATGAAGCTGGAGGAGCTCGAGGTCGATCGGGAGCTGCGCAACACCAGGCGACACGCCGCCGGCGCGAACGGACGCGGTAGGCCGCGACTGTCACAACAGACGAACCGTCCCTTAGGCAGAGATTTCTTCTAG
- the BicD gene encoding protein bicaudal D isoform X3, producing the protein MAAAVDGVVVEQLRTEIERLSRELDLASTEKIQSAQYGLALLEEKSALQQRCNDLEALYENTKHELEITQEALAKFQTTTKITAKSGIEQEESLLNESAARETSLQSQIIELETESKQLRHEVERVQAERDHALQEREEVGKDHQQAETERKSLRTELRECRFRETRLLQDYSELEDENISLQKQVSGLRSSQVEFEGAKHEIRRLTEEVELLNSQVEELTNLKKIAEKQMEEALESLQAEREAKYALKKELDQRINSESIYNLSNLALSIRGITEDQTICSDGEDDSPALRRIEADLKTQEPGTSATDKQVDLFSEIHLNELKKLEKQLELAETEKAHLTQNLRESQYAVEKSQAELQSFVARIVQLAAHVQSLHHLHSKLPEKQSEETTLDKLNQAVVQYHQWSTMSAREVNQLQKDLAELENGLTVSDSTQQLRTELTNLRNKIPESEKSLREKLLDTEQRSMQLESDVSTLSKLTAEAGGFLDSAQNDLQNLSDELAQLYHHVCTVNGETPSRVVLDHEKSEIVPEKEEENGKMDWCRTLFKTDIKIKDLESLSKAKEIAKHIETAMDQIKHLRSAVEHTIELSKVKGMQSNICNVCETSVNENKAEVTDLQEQVIRLKALLSAKREQIATLRTVLKSNKNTAEVALTNLKSKYENEKSIVNETMLKLRNELRMLKENAATFSTLMNALLLILWGTTIDLSNSLILCHNYHVA; encoded by the exons ATGGCCGCCGCCGTCGACGGAGTCGTGGTCGAGCAGCTGAGGACCGAGATCGAACGGCTGTCGCGTGAGTTAGATTTGGCCTCCACGGAGAAGATACAGTCGGCGCAGTACGGACTCGCGTTGCTCGAGGAGAAGTCGGCCCTACAGCAACGATGCAACGACCTCGAGGCCCTCTACGAAAACACGAAGCACGAGCTGGAGATCACGCAGGAG GCTCTCGCCAAGTTCCAGACGACTACGAAAATAACGGCAAAAAGCGGCATCGAGCAAGAAGAGAGTCTTCTCAACGAGAGCGCTGCTCGAGAAACGTCTCTCCAATCGCAGATCATTGAATTGGAGACTGAATCAAAACAG TTGCGTCATGAAGTGGAACGAGTGCAAGCGGAGCGCGATCACGCTCTGCAGGAGCGCGAGGAAGTCGGCAAGGATCACCAACAGGCGGAGACGGAACGTAAGTCGCTGCGAACGGAATTGCGAGAGTGCCGCTTCCGCGAAACTCGCCTGCTTCAGGATTACTCCGAACTGGAGGACGAGAATATCTCGTTGCAAAAACAGGTGTCCGGTTTGCGGTCCAGTCAAGTTGAATTCGAAGGTGCCAAACACGAGATTCGAAGATTAACAGAGGAGGTCGAGTTGTTGAACAGTCAAGTGGAGGAACTGACGAACCTGAAGAAGATAGCGGAGAAGCAGATGGAAGAGGCTTTGGAGTCACTGCAGGCCGAGCGTGAGGCCAAGTACGCCCTGAAGAAGGAGCTGGACCAGAGGATCAACAGCGAGTCGATATATAATCTCAGCAATCTCGCGCTTTCCATTCGTGGCATCACGGAAGATCAGACGATATGCAGCGACGGCGAAGACGACTCGCCTGCGCTGCGTAGGATCGAAGCGGACTTGAAGACGCAGGAACCAGGCACATCCGCCACCGACAAGCAGGTCGACCTGTTCTCTGAGATCCATCTGAACGAATTGAAGAAACTGGAGAAACAACTGGAACTCGCGGAAACCGAAAAGGCGCACCTGACGCAAAATCTGCGCGAATCGCAGTACGCGGTCGAGAAGAGCCAGGCGGAATTGCAATCATTCGTTGCGCGAATAGTGCAGCTGGCAGCGCATGTGCAATCGCTGCATCATCTTCACTCAAAATTGCCGGAGAAGCAAAGTGAAGAAACGACGCTGGATAAACTCAATCAG GCCGTTGTACAATATCATCAATGGAGCACCATGTCCGCTCGCGAGGTCAATCAGTTGCAGAAAGATCTGGCGGAATTGGAGAACGGTTTGACCGTGTCTGACTCTACGCAGCAACTGAGAACGGAACTGACAAATCTGAGAAACAAG ATACCCGAGTCAGAGAAGAGCCTTCGAGAAAAG CTCTTAGACACGGAACAAAGGAGCATGCAGCTCGAATCGGATGTGTCAACGCTGTCGAAGCTCACCGCGGAAGCGGGCGGCTTTCTCGATTCCGCGCAGAATGACCTGCAGAACCTTTCCGATGAACTCGCGCAACTCTACCATCACGTGTGCACTGTTAACGGCGAGACACCCTCGCGGGTGGTGCTGGATCACGAGAAATCGGAGATTGTGCccgagaaggaggaggagaacGGCAAAATGGATTGGTGTCGGACTCTCTTTAAGACGGACATCAAAATTAAGGACCTGGAGAGTCTCAGCAAGGCAAAGGAGATTGCGAAACACATAGAAACCGCGATGGACCAAATAAAGCATCTCCGAAGCGCCGTAGAGCACACGATCGAACTGTCCAAAGTCAAAGGAATGCAGTCCAACATCTGCAACGTTTGCGAAA CTTCTGTCAATGAGAACAAGGCGGAAGTAACGGATCTGCAAGAGCAGGTTATCAGGTTAAAGGCCTTGCTGTCCGCTAAACGAGAACAGATCGCGACACTAAGAACAGTGctaaaatccaataaaaacaCGGCGGAAGTGGCGTTAACGAATCTGAAGAGTAAATACGAGAATGAGAAGAGCATCGTTAATGAGACAATGCTCAAGCTGAGGAATGAGCTTAGAATGTTGAAGGAAAATGCCGCGACATTCTCGA CTTTAATGAACGCGCTGCTGTTAATTCTGTGGGGTACAACGATTGACTTGTCCAACTCTTTAATTCTGTGCCATAATTATCATGTTGCATAA
- the BicD gene encoding protein bicaudal D isoform X4: protein MAAAVDGVVVEQLRTEIERLSRELDLASTEKIQSAQYGLALLEEKSALQQRCNDLEALYENTKHELEITQEALAKFQTTTKITAKSGIEQEESLLNESAARETSLQSQIIELETESKQLRHEVERVQAERDHALQEREEVGKDHQQAETERKSLRTELRECRFRETRLLQDYSELEDENISLQKQVSGLRSSQVEFEGAKHEIRRLTEEVELLNSQVEELTNLKKIAEKQMEEALESLQAEREAKYALKKELDQRINSESIYNLSNLALSIRGITEDQTICSDGEDDSPALRRIEADLKTQEPGTSATDKQVDLFSEIHLNELKKLEKQLELAETEKAHLTQNLRESQYAVEKSQAELQSFVARIVQLAAHVQSLHHLHSKLPEKQSEETTLDKLNQAVVQYHQWSTMSAREVNQLQKDLAELENGLTVSDSTQQLRTELTNLRNKIPESEKSLREKLLDTEQRSMQLESDVSTLSKLTAEAGGFLDSAQNDLQNLSDELAQLYHHVCTVNGETPSRVVLDHEKSEIVPEKEEENGKMDWCRTLFKTDIKIKDLESLSKAKEIAKHIETAMDQIKHLRSAVEHTIELSKVKGMQSNICNVCETSVNENKAEVTDLQEQVIRLKALLSAKREQIATLRTVLKSNKNTAEVALTNLKSKYENEKSIVNETMLKLRNELRMLKENAATFSIIKRIFLHLAFCN, encoded by the exons ATGGCCGCCGCCGTCGACGGAGTCGTGGTCGAGCAGCTGAGGACCGAGATCGAACGGCTGTCGCGTGAGTTAGATTTGGCCTCCACGGAGAAGATACAGTCGGCGCAGTACGGACTCGCGTTGCTCGAGGAGAAGTCGGCCCTACAGCAACGATGCAACGACCTCGAGGCCCTCTACGAAAACACGAAGCACGAGCTGGAGATCACGCAGGAG GCTCTCGCCAAGTTCCAGACGACTACGAAAATAACGGCAAAAAGCGGCATCGAGCAAGAAGAGAGTCTTCTCAACGAGAGCGCTGCTCGAGAAACGTCTCTCCAATCGCAGATCATTGAATTGGAGACTGAATCAAAACAG TTGCGTCATGAAGTGGAACGAGTGCAAGCGGAGCGCGATCACGCTCTGCAGGAGCGCGAGGAAGTCGGCAAGGATCACCAACAGGCGGAGACGGAACGTAAGTCGCTGCGAACGGAATTGCGAGAGTGCCGCTTCCGCGAAACTCGCCTGCTTCAGGATTACTCCGAACTGGAGGACGAGAATATCTCGTTGCAAAAACAGGTGTCCGGTTTGCGGTCCAGTCAAGTTGAATTCGAAGGTGCCAAACACGAGATTCGAAGATTAACAGAGGAGGTCGAGTTGTTGAACAGTCAAGTGGAGGAACTGACGAACCTGAAGAAGATAGCGGAGAAGCAGATGGAAGAGGCTTTGGAGTCACTGCAGGCCGAGCGTGAGGCCAAGTACGCCCTGAAGAAGGAGCTGGACCAGAGGATCAACAGCGAGTCGATATATAATCTCAGCAATCTCGCGCTTTCCATTCGTGGCATCACGGAAGATCAGACGATATGCAGCGACGGCGAAGACGACTCGCCTGCGCTGCGTAGGATCGAAGCGGACTTGAAGACGCAGGAACCAGGCACATCCGCCACCGACAAGCAGGTCGACCTGTTCTCTGAGATCCATCTGAACGAATTGAAGAAACTGGAGAAACAACTGGAACTCGCGGAAACCGAAAAGGCGCACCTGACGCAAAATCTGCGCGAATCGCAGTACGCGGTCGAGAAGAGCCAGGCGGAATTGCAATCATTCGTTGCGCGAATAGTGCAGCTGGCAGCGCATGTGCAATCGCTGCATCATCTTCACTCAAAATTGCCGGAGAAGCAAAGTGAAGAAACGACGCTGGATAAACTCAATCAG GCCGTTGTACAATATCATCAATGGAGCACCATGTCCGCTCGCGAGGTCAATCAGTTGCAGAAAGATCTGGCGGAATTGGAGAACGGTTTGACCGTGTCTGACTCTACGCAGCAACTGAGAACGGAACTGACAAATCTGAGAAACAAG ATACCCGAGTCAGAGAAGAGCCTTCGAGAAAAG CTCTTAGACACGGAACAAAGGAGCATGCAGCTCGAATCGGATGTGTCAACGCTGTCGAAGCTCACCGCGGAAGCGGGCGGCTTTCTCGATTCCGCGCAGAATGACCTGCAGAACCTTTCCGATGAACTCGCGCAACTCTACCATCACGTGTGCACTGTTAACGGCGAGACACCCTCGCGGGTGGTGCTGGATCACGAGAAATCGGAGATTGTGCccgagaaggaggaggagaacGGCAAAATGGATTGGTGTCGGACTCTCTTTAAGACGGACATCAAAATTAAGGACCTGGAGAGTCTCAGCAAGGCAAAGGAGATTGCGAAACACATAGAAACCGCGATGGACCAAATAAAGCATCTCCGAAGCGCCGTAGAGCACACGATCGAACTGTCCAAAGTCAAAGGAATGCAGTCCAACATCTGCAACGTTTGCGAAA CTTCTGTCAATGAGAACAAGGCGGAAGTAACGGATCTGCAAGAGCAGGTTATCAGGTTAAAGGCCTTGCTGTCCGCTAAACGAGAACAGATCGCGACACTAAGAACAGTGctaaaatccaataaaaacaCGGCGGAAGTGGCGTTAACGAATCTGAAGAGTAAATACGAGAATGAGAAGAGCATCGTTAATGAGACAATGCTCAAGCTGAGGAATGAGCTTAGAATGTTGAAGGAAAATGCCGCGACATTCTCGA TTATCAAgcgtatatttttacatttggcATTTTGTAACTAA
- the BicD gene encoding protein bicaudal D isoform X1: protein MAAAVDGVVVEQLRTEIERLSRELDLASTEKIQSAQYGLALLEEKSALQQRCNDLEALYENTKHELEITQEALAKFQTTTKITAKSGIEQEESLLNESAARETSLQSQIIELETESKQLRHEVERVQAERDHALQEREEVGKDHQQAETERKSLRTELRECRFRETRLLQDYSELEDENISLQKQVSGLRSSQVEFEGAKHEIRRLTEEVELLNSQVEELTNLKKIAEKQMEEALESLQAEREAKYALKKELDQRINSESIYNLSNLALSIRGITEDQTICSDGEDDSPALRRIEADLKTQEPGTSATDKQVDLFSEIHLNELKKLEKQLELAETEKAHLTQNLRESQYAVEKSQAELQSFVARIVQLAAHVQSLHHLHSKLPEKQSEETTLDKLNQAVVQYHQWSTMSAREVNQLQKDLAELENGLTVSDSTQQLRTELTNLRNKIPESEKSLREKLLDTEQRSMQLESDVSTLSKLTAEAGGFLDSAQNDLQNLSDELAQLYHHVCTVNGETPSRVVLDHEKSEIVPEKEEENGKMDWCRTLFKTDIKIKDLESLSKAKEIAKHIETAMDQIKHLRSAVEHTIELSKVKGMQSNICNVCETSVNENKAEVTDLQEQVIRLKALLSAKREQIATLRTVLKSNKNTAEVALTNLKSKYENEKSIVNETMLKLRNELRMLKENAATFSSLRAMFAARCEEYVTQVDELQRQLAVAEDDRKTLNQLLRLAVQQKLGLTMKLEELEVDRELRNTRRHAAGANGRGRPRLSQQTNRPLGRDFF from the exons ATGGCCGCCGCCGTCGACGGAGTCGTGGTCGAGCAGCTGAGGACCGAGATCGAACGGCTGTCGCGTGAGTTAGATTTGGCCTCCACGGAGAAGATACAGTCGGCGCAGTACGGACTCGCGTTGCTCGAGGAGAAGTCGGCCCTACAGCAACGATGCAACGACCTCGAGGCCCTCTACGAAAACACGAAGCACGAGCTGGAGATCACGCAGGAG GCTCTCGCCAAGTTCCAGACGACTACGAAAATAACGGCAAAAAGCGGCATCGAGCAAGAAGAGAGTCTTCTCAACGAGAGCGCTGCTCGAGAAACGTCTCTCCAATCGCAGATCATTGAATTGGAGACTGAATCAAAACAG TTGCGTCATGAAGTGGAACGAGTGCAAGCGGAGCGCGATCACGCTCTGCAGGAGCGCGAGGAAGTCGGCAAGGATCACCAACAGGCGGAGACGGAACGTAAGTCGCTGCGAACGGAATTGCGAGAGTGCCGCTTCCGCGAAACTCGCCTGCTTCAGGATTACTCCGAACTGGAGGACGAGAATATCTCGTTGCAAAAACAGGTGTCCGGTTTGCGGTCCAGTCAAGTTGAATTCGAAGGTGCCAAACACGAGATTCGAAGATTAACAGAGGAGGTCGAGTTGTTGAACAGTCAAGTGGAGGAACTGACGAACCTGAAGAAGATAGCGGAGAAGCAGATGGAAGAGGCTTTGGAGTCACTGCAGGCCGAGCGTGAGGCCAAGTACGCCCTGAAGAAGGAGCTGGACCAGAGGATCAACAGCGAGTCGATATATAATCTCAGCAATCTCGCGCTTTCCATTCGTGGCATCACGGAAGATCAGACGATATGCAGCGACGGCGAAGACGACTCGCCTGCGCTGCGTAGGATCGAAGCGGACTTGAAGACGCAGGAACCAGGCACATCCGCCACCGACAAGCAGGTCGACCTGTTCTCTGAGATCCATCTGAACGAATTGAAGAAACTGGAGAAACAACTGGAACTCGCGGAAACCGAAAAGGCGCACCTGACGCAAAATCTGCGCGAATCGCAGTACGCGGTCGAGAAGAGCCAGGCGGAATTGCAATCATTCGTTGCGCGAATAGTGCAGCTGGCAGCGCATGTGCAATCGCTGCATCATCTTCACTCAAAATTGCCGGAGAAGCAAAGTGAAGAAACGACGCTGGATAAACTCAATCAG GCCGTTGTACAATATCATCAATGGAGCACCATGTCCGCTCGCGAGGTCAATCAGTTGCAGAAAGATCTGGCGGAATTGGAGAACGGTTTGACCGTGTCTGACTCTACGCAGCAACTGAGAACGGAACTGACAAATCTGAGAAACAAG ATACCCGAGTCAGAGAAGAGCCTTCGAGAAAAG CTCTTAGACACGGAACAAAGGAGCATGCAGCTCGAATCGGATGTGTCAACGCTGTCGAAGCTCACCGCGGAAGCGGGCGGCTTTCTCGATTCCGCGCAGAATGACCTGCAGAACCTTTCCGATGAACTCGCGCAACTCTACCATCACGTGTGCACTGTTAACGGCGAGACACCCTCGCGGGTGGTGCTGGATCACGAGAAATCGGAGATTGTGCccgagaaggaggaggagaacGGCAAAATGGATTGGTGTCGGACTCTCTTTAAGACGGACATCAAAATTAAGGACCTGGAGAGTCTCAGCAAGGCAAAGGAGATTGCGAAACACATAGAAACCGCGATGGACCAAATAAAGCATCTCCGAAGCGCCGTAGAGCACACGATCGAACTGTCCAAAGTCAAAGGAATGCAGTCCAACATCTGCAACGTTTGCGAAA CTTCTGTCAATGAGAACAAGGCGGAAGTAACGGATCTGCAAGAGCAGGTTATCAGGTTAAAGGCCTTGCTGTCCGCTAAACGAGAACAGATCGCGACACTAAGAACAGTGctaaaatccaataaaaacaCGGCGGAAGTGGCGTTAACGAATCTGAAGAGTAAATACGAGAATGAGAAGAGCATCGTTAATGAGACAATGCTCAAGCTGAGGAATGAGCTTAGAATGTTGAAGGAAAATGCCGCGACATTCTCGA GTCTGCGTGCAATGTTTGCCGCACGCTGCGAAGAGTACGTGACACAAGTGGACGAGCTTCAGCGGCAGCTCGCCGTAGCGGAGGACGACCGGAAGACGCTGAACCAGCTGCTGCGCCTGGCGGTGCAGCAGAAGCTCGGCCTCACGATGAAGCTGGAGGAGCTCGAGGTCGATCGGGAGCTGCGCAACACCAGGCGACACGCCGCCGGCGCGAACGGACGCGGTAGGCCGCGACTGTCACAACAGACGAACCGTCCCTTAGGCAGAGATTTCTTCTAG